A section of the Primulina eburnea isolate SZY01 chromosome 1, ASM2296580v1, whole genome shotgun sequence genome encodes:
- the LOC140830763 gene encoding uncharacterized protein produces MFEDIFKIPDLKRALERAINVNEYIYNRTMVLNMMREFTGQRDLIRPAKTRFATAFLTMRSFQQHKQHLRKMFTSENWSKSKFAKEQTGKQAQKIILMPSFWNSIIYAMKVGGPLLEVLRLVDGEKKPAMGYIYEAMDRAKEKIAKAFGNNEDRYKEVFEIIDNRWQLQLHQDLHAAGYFLNPQFFYSNFEIEQDEEVVTGLYNAISRLTFDGETERKIHTELLKYKQAEGLFGKEVAIQMRMVVSPAAWWNSYGASTPKLQKLAQKILSLTCSSSGCERNWSVFEHLHSKKRNRLEQKLLNDLVFIKYNRALRRRYDSRDTIDPIILTEVDDGNEWLLGRLEDEEPDFVHDGDDLTWQDVANVVGVDKAPYTLRKSKGASKATPTSTGSSKAATSKSRGKRPIETSTTHNFIYDDEFDFDEESEEENDAERYAISNEEDGLDLDEEDEF; encoded by the exons atgtttgaggaCATATTCAAAATACCAGATTTGAAGAGGGCACTTGAGCGGGCAATTAATGTTAACGAATATATTTACAACCGAACTATGGTGTTAAACATGATGAGAGAGTTCACCGGCCAAAGAGACCTTATCAGGCCAGCTAAAACTCGTTTTGCCACCGCTTTCTTGACTATGAGAAGCTTTCAGCAGCATAAGCAACATTTGAGAAAGATGTTTACTTCAGAAAATTGGAGTAAAAGCAAATTTGCCAAGGAACAGACTGGTAAACAAGCACAGAAAATTATTTTGATGCCTTCATTTTGGAATTCTATCATTTATGCTATGAAAGTTGGTGGCCCATTATTGGAGGTACTTCGGTTGGTGGATGGGGAGAAGAAGCCTGCCATGGGTTATatatacgaggcaatggataggGCTAAGGAGAAAATAGCAAAAGCCTTTGGTAATAACGAAGATAGGTACAAAGAGGTTTTTGAGATAATCGACAATAGATGGCAGTTGCAACTCCATCAAGATTTGCATGCGGCGGGTTATTTCTTGAACCCTCAGTTCTTTTACTCAAATTTTGAGATAGAACAAGATGAGGAAGTAGTTACGGGGTTGTACAATGCAATCAGTAGATTGACTTTTGATGGTGAGACAGAGAGGAAAATACATACAGAGCTGTTAAAATACAAACAAGCCGAAGGTCTTTTTGGGAAGGAAGTTGCAATCCAAATGAGAATGGTTGTATCACCAG CTGCATGGTGGAACTCATATGGAGCTTCGACACCAAAGTTGCAAAAACTTGCCCAAAAGATACTCAGTCTCACTTGTAGCTCCTCTGGTTGCGAGCGCAATTGGAGTGTGTTTGAACAT CTCCATTCCAAGAAGAGGAATAGATTGGAGCAAAAACTCCTGAATGATTTGGTgttcatcaaatacaacagaGCTCTGAGGCGTAGATACGATAGTCGTGATACCATCGATCCTATCATATTGACTGAAGTGGATGATGGCAATGAATGGTTGCTAGGGAGACTGGAGGATGAAGAGCCTGACTTTGTTCATGATGGTGATGATTTGACTTGGCAAGATGTTGCAAATGTTGTTGGAGTAGATAAAGCTCCTTATACATTGAGGAAATCCAAAGGAGCCTCGAAGGCGACCCCTACATCTACAGGAAGTTCGAAGGCGGCCACATCTAAGTCTAGAGGGAAAAGGCCAATAGAAACATCTACCACACATAATTTTATATATGATGATGAATTTGACTTTGATGAAGAAAGTGAAGAAGAGAACGACGCCGAACGTTATGCAATTTCAAATGAAGAAGATGGTCTCGATCTTGATGAAGaagatgaattttaa